In Brevinematia bacterium, the following proteins share a genomic window:
- a CDS encoding alpha amylase C-terminal domain-containing protein encodes MRAIRDLNFIRRNNACVRYDLIGVVHVNNNNKVLGFRRGSGTGSGDIYVIINYNKVSFSSYSIPFPSSGTWDLIFAHPSGAYGDSWADSYLVNPVNYSGGNANIKIPEYGVLIYKKR; translated from the coding sequence ATGAGAGCAATCAGGGATCTTAACTTCATAAGAAGAAACAATGCTTGCGTAAGATATGACTTAATTGGTGTGGTGCATGTAAACAACAATAATAAAGTCTTAGGCTTCAGAAGAGGAAGTGGCACTGGAAGTGGAGATATCTATGTGATAATCAATTACAACAAAGTAAGTTTCTCAAGCTACAGTATACCGTTCCCAAGTTCTGGAACATGGGATCTTATATTTGCTCACCCAAGTGGTGCATATGGAGATAGCTGGGCTGATTCTTATTTGGTAAACCCTGTGAATTATTCAGGTGGTAACGCTAATATTAAGATACCAGAATACGGTGTGCTGATCTATAAGAAACGATAA